tggttgTAGTTTCTATTAccttaataaattacatacccgatgttataaaatataattttatattttaaatataatatatatttttttttagaaaaatgttattttttaataaattaggtaagtacttaaaattatttaatagaaatattttcaaaaactgatagattttgaaatattgattggtttataataaaagaatcacctggtaaataatatgttttcttgTTTACAACTTATTTAcagactataaataatatattatattgtgtttgaatTCCTATAAAAATTGGAATTGGTACATCTGAATTAccattcaatgataaaatagtaGACCAAAGtgttcacaatataatattttcacctGTAAAGATGATGTATGAattaggaatttttaaattcctaCTCCTGAAAAATAAGAGGAGATTTTTTCCACCTACTCAGAATGAATGGGAAGAGTTTGTTCAGGGAGATTTTGTCAATTTTCTGCATAATCTATAGGCATATCTCCTGCTGTAGGATGTTAATGACAATTTCCGAACAGTAGTATAAATATTCTAGCATAATGTCCATCTATTTCAGTTTACTTATGCTATATatctaaattgtaatttatatttaatattatgtataatataatacacaatattcattatatttatcaaaagtgatttataaaaataaaataaaattacatatcatTATTCTTATCAGGTATTATAGGATTTTAGAAATGTTATTAACACAATGCTGATGACAATTAAGATTTATGTTGCAAAATATGCAGTTAGCCTATGATAGCAGGTTTTTGTCAAGCACTCAATGTACTTTTAAAAGGACTTCATCAGCTTACTAGCCCATAACATGACATAATTAACAAACATAAGtcccaattttgtgttgttagttaaagtattagagtgaattgatatattatcatacttaaagataatatttgaaaatgttcataactcgcttaacacttaaaatattgtaataaacaggggaaatgaataatttttttaagtttgaaaactAATGTTCAAAACACTCTAATATTAAGAGAACGCCTTGTCCGCataatatgttgtctccgttttaaagtgcgtaacatagcaaattgttgCAATAGTAAATGATATATTCTGtactagatttaaaaaaaaaatctttaatataacaatttttgaggtagtttgcttattaaaatttaaattctacttaagttttattgttgtataaaccATGTAAAATTTAGTAGAAAACATTTATTAAGATACAATAGGGtgccaatgaaaatataatagctatgtaatattgttgataaggtaaatatattagtaaCAAAACACAAAAGGATATTTTGTAAaacttaattgtaatttttaaattataatataccttaaaaCCAAAATccgataattttaaataggaaccaaatattatgatgttacgtaatttataactatttaaattgtagtcaatgatattatggtacctgtttaatgaattttacatttttaataacaaaaatattttcctatTTTTCCAATAGTTTTGACTACCTAATACCTTTTAGTATTTACGGGTCTTTGGTAAATAATTTTGAGCTTGAAAcacagtttataaattattggattgaAAGAACTTAATGAttcccaattcgagcactgatGACAATATAAACACgttcatacataggtacaaaagATACATctattcagaaaaataaaaatagcagTAATGCCAGCTGTGAGaagaacacaataatataagacACAGCCAGctacttaaaaaagtaaaaaaaaatgatttttaaggtACTTACTAAAGTGTTGGTTTATAAACTGTGCCTTCTGGAACATGATTTCTTTGTAGGCACttccagaaaaataaaattgcattaaCTTGACGAGGTCCGTGTTTCTGTTTTCACATAAATTCTATCGCAACGCACCGGTAAAAGCCGCTACCCTAAACGATAATGACGGGACGTTCCGCCGAGCAAAAGACGGCATCACAACTGTAAGCACAAGGTACAGAGGGTTTTAAAGGTTTCCAAAGCCTAGTACTAAAGTGAACCATCATAAACGTCGACTCGGTGAaggtgaattaatttttaatcaaaattctacgactaaattaataggtaatgcttataatattacctatataggaaTATAGGACATACCTAGATTAAAATGGCGTAGGTACACGGTCAAACACTTGCTCCAAGTCCCGagctcgtcgtcgtcgtgtttCACGTTTGTTGAGTGCCGACAAGCTACAAGCCCAGCTAGTGCTTCAGACGCCTGCTACAAGTTAGTCGAATATcgaaatcattttataatattatgtacttgtttttaatacataagcatgcattaatacttaataggaaTAAGTTCAATGGAACTATAATCGAAGTTCACAATTACAGTCACTGCCCGTGACGTACCGTATCGTACTGTATActataaaatgcaataaacgTCCTGTAGTGACTTACCGAACCGTTATCGCACTGTTAACCGCTAACGGCTCTGTAAATAAAAGTGGGTGTTGCTTGAACGCCCGATAGCGGTAACGGCTCTGTAAACTATAGACTACTGGATCTGTAAAATACAGATCGGATTTTGGTTCTGTAACTTACAGATCGATTAATTATACGAATGTTATCAATGTTATTGGTGACAATTTTGATActgaattgtttatttaattatttgttttgactcaataattaaatattttcatttttcattgtttctttttaaaattaataatcaatggaTTCGTCGGCTTCATCTTCATCTAGTGatgatgaattatttattattgatgttttacAATTGCTACCAAGACCACGATTTTTTCGAGACAGGTCTAATCCACTGGCAGATTATGATgatgtaaattttaaactaagattcaggtacctaatatcaaaatattttattatttattaaataaatacctttgtacctatagtaaaacgtttcatatataattaggtactgtccctacaaatatattaacatagttTAACTATCATTGACTCCTAACgacaatttttcttttcttaataatatgttaataatatattataatttataatatgttgcattaaaatatagtagttaaatatacctacattatattccTGTGTTTATTAGATTGTCAAAACTTATGTTCATGGATCTACTTGACATGATAAGCAACAATATAACTCAAAATACACTACGAAATGTGTCACTGTCACCAATACTACAGCTTCTAATAGCCCTGAGATATTATGCTACAGGTGCTTTTCAGGTTTGTCAcgattatgtatttaatatttatttaaaattaattctgtGTAATGATACACTTTATATTTTAGACAGTTTTAGGTGATCATATACATGTCCACAAATCCACAGTTTGCCGTGTCATTAAAAAAGTTTCTGAAGCTATTGCACTTCTAaaacctaaatatataaaaatgccaAGATCACAAACTGAAATCAACTTAGCACAAGATGATTTCTTGTTAGCACGTAATTTTCCAAAAGTTATTGGTGAAATTGATTGCACGCACATAAAAATTCAGTCACCCAATAGTGACATCGGAGAGAAATTCCGAAATAGAAAAGGATTCTTTTCTATTAATGTACAGGCAGTGTGTAGTAGCCAtatgcaatttataaatattgtagctAGGTGAGTAGTAGTGAAGTTGATTTATAAAATGAGTTGGTACCTGAAAAGTTATTGAATAGTATAAATACCCTTCatatcttttaaatttttgtatgcaCATTTTTATAGATGGCCTGGTTCAGTTCACGACTCAACAATTTTTGACAATTCATTATTACGAGTTTGAAAACAATGAATTTGGAAATTCCGTGCTCGTAGGAGATGGAGGTTACGCTTGTAGAAATTATATGATGACACCACTTGGAAATCCTACAAGTGATTCAGAACTACGATATCAGGttagcaaaaaataaatacaattattagtgataagtaatacaaattaaaaaaattgtaaaggggctggtatattttaaataaaacatttgcttaattttgttttagaaagCTCAAATTGGTACTAGGAATGTCATAGAGAGAACATTCGGTGTATGGAAGAGGCGGTTCCCAGTTTTATCTCTAGGAATACGAACACAAATACAGACTACTCTTACCACAATTATTGCTACCGCAGTGTTGCACAATATGTTAATTGCAGCAAATGAACCACTGGTTATAGACGATGAAACACTACTTACTGCTGATATGGTGGATCAAGTTCCAGTATTGCCTGTTCGACAAGCTAGTAATGCAGTACAAAGACATTTAATTGAAACTGTGTTCAATTGAttgtattaacaaatattttgaataaaattaataatttgatagtaaaaacgactttatttttataaccagaaaagaaacaaaattaataattttataacaagaAATAAACATGACTTttgttttataatcataattaaataaaaaaaacaattgtttaataacagaaacaaaatttataattttataataagaaataaacatgacttttgttttataataataattaaatcaaaaaaacaattgtttaataacagaaacaaaatttataattttataataagaaataaacatcaatttttaACGCTATTCAATGTCTTGTAAATTgaacaattacaaatattatatcacaaactaataataaactactatatataagtagtatgaaatattcaattattcaacattttatgtttttgtaagTTTAAAATTTCCTCTTGAAGTagcatttggttttttttagattccATTTCTATTTGTTTGGTTAAAAGTTCTGTTTGTAGTATTTCTAAGGTTACCTCTGCTGATTATAGCTCTAATTTGGACTTTTTTAGTTTAATGTCATCTAACTCTGATGAAATACGTCCCTTATCTTGCactttcttaattttattttgggtcAACTCTTCTAAACcatcacaaatttttttttgagatgaTCGTTTTTTAGTGATGGTATCTTTTAATGGGGTGATTGATGAATGAGAATTATATGACTTGGTTTTAGCTGTATTTGTAGTggcattatttgtaattaattgtgGTGAGATATTAGTTGTGTCATGAGTTATTGTTTCAGGACTGAGATTATCTGTAAACAACAAGATATTGTACAGATAAGTTtagtttaatacaaataatatggttaaaaatattatttcttactcCAATTAATTCTAGTACTGCCAGTATAACCCAAACTATCAAAAGTAACATCAAGTGCCTCAACGTTTTCATCAAAATGTACAACTTCCACATCCACATTTTCTAAGTTGTGATGATCCTTGAGTGTATATTCAGCACTCTTTTGGCctttcataattaaaaattgcaaataatttataagattgatcattttttaaaagcaaaagtatatttatgatttaagttTGTGAATGTAACCTGGCACCTAATTTGGTTTCTAGTTACACTATATTCATGGAATAACAGACTATACAACCgcattaaagattaaaaaaaaatactacccaGCTTATCTAGAGATGTCCAAAGCATTCAACAGAGAACAATGGAATTCAAGCTAAACATTTTTACCTGCTCCATACCACCTCATACTTAAATCATAcctatgattttgattttttgctgTAAAACACGGGCAATCAATCTCAACCTATCATAATATCCGGAgccttgtattttattttaacacttatttacatttaaagatCTTTAAAAAGAGAGAAAAATTAGGTATCAATGAAATAAGAGCAAAAAAGTTAATACACTAAAAAAAAGTGAGAATAGTGATATATAGTGAGTTCATAGAACCCTGTAAAGAAAAGGAAAGTTTAAATTTGTAACTATCCCAGTTACTagtcaaaattgtattcaatcaaaacaaaattaagtcCTTAGTAATATGCAAAAAGTAGGTACAAGACAGACTACAATACTACATGGACTACAAACAATGTTCATTGAACAAAAtttagcttataatataatataattacattgtatacctacctactaaaataattaatataatattatagatgatattgtttgataaaatgtaatgaatacatttaacctAACTTACATGTACT
This genomic window from Metopolophium dirhodum isolate CAU chromosome 1, ASM1992520v1, whole genome shotgun sequence contains:
- the LOC132940852 gene encoding putative nuclease HARBI1 → MDSSASSSSSDDELFIIDVLQLLPRPRFFRDRSNPLADYDDVNFKLRFRLSKLMFMDLLDMISNNITQNTLRNVSLSPILQLLIALRYYATGAFQTVLGDHIHVHKSTVCRVIKKVSEAIALLKPKYIKMPRSQTEINLAQDDFLLARNFPKVIGEIDCTHIKIQSPNSDIGEKFRNRKGFFSINVQAVCSSHMQFINIVARWPGSVHDSTIFDNSLLRV